The following are encoded in a window of Castanea sativa cultivar Marrone di Chiusa Pesio chromosome 9, ASM4071231v1 genomic DNA:
- the LOC142610087 gene encoding RING-H2 finger protein ATL74-like: MQRHLLETQVSLPPENYGIKARDSNNYINETNFDTNMVIILAALLCALICALGLNSIVRCALRCSRRFSLESPEQTAARLAATGLKKRDLRQIPVAVYGSDLNSSNNVFKGTECPICLGEFEDGEKVRILPKCNHGFHVRCIDTWLLSHSSCPNCRHSLLEAEHKTTSTTTITTATSSGANQEAQPEPGTTGSRSQGSVVIVVNEAS; this comes from the coding sequence ATGCAGCGCCACCTTTTGGAGACACAGGTGAGTTTGCCACCGGAAAATTATGGGATCAAGGCTCGTGATTCTAATAATTACATTAACGAGACCAATTTTGACACCAACATGGTGATCATATTAGCAGCTTTGTTGTGTGCACTGATTTGTGCACTCGGGCTCAACTCAATCGTGCGGTGTGCCTTGCGTTGTAGTCGAAGGTTTTCGTTGGAAAGCCCTGAACAAACCGCTGCGAGATTAGCTGCAACAGGGCTCAAGAAGCGTGATTTGCGTCAGATTCCCGTTGCGGTTTATGGGTCCGATTTGAATAGTAGTAATAATGTTTTTAAAGGAACAGAATGTCCCATTTGCCTCGGGGAATTCGAAGATGGTGAGAAAGTTCGAATCTTGCCAAAATGCAATCACGGGTTCCATGTTAGGTGCATTGACACATGGCTTTTGTCACACTCATCGTGCCCAAATTGTCGGCATTCATTGCTTGAGGCAGAGCAcaaaacaacatcaacaacaacaattacaaCTGCCACTTCTTCAGGTGCAAATCAAGAAGCACAGCCAGAACCAGGTACAACTGGGTCTAGGAGCCAAGGTAGTGTTGTCATAGTTGTAAACGAAGCAAGTTAA